One window of Campylobacter sp. RM12651 genomic DNA carries:
- a CDS encoding lytic transglycosylase domain-containing protein — protein MKKLISILLIAQALFSYTYEELKNEPNSLAKDFFLYNLLKNNEIKKEDLKEFKTHIFRFAGVMKKEYEKLSKDIKEEPKTLPADSCYNYSINSIMNADEKCQVFRLKEINFAKKLSKENLIKLANIYKQKDKNLSSQLSILANKNPVAESIKKGDGKTLMKLYYDGYKLDDFSPGPLTRASMMEHPNAYKFLNSAIVDDKYPKIKEKLASLDKEDAKEDLAFALGLNALMFNKNALAEKYFLRANKTYKYKRPKDNALFFAYLASNKTRHLDTLANSDDLNIYSILAKELTNTPLPTIITPNPTKSIDYPINNALVQARFMNDIKNADTQKLSEMQEYFNTKNTQGQYLVISDKLSNFKDNIYPIPFPEELANYSVEQKALILAIAKQESRFLPASVSTSYALGMMQFMPFVARHTAKVDFNDNDFDVTQMFDPKIAYKFAHAHLNTLKKGVKHPIFIAYAYNGGLGFTQRMLKKDYMFNPNSKLKSYEPFLSMELVPYLESRLYGKKVLANYYIYLKILGQNVKMSDLIKQIDKNQ, from the coding sequence ATGAAAAAATTAATTAGTATATTATTAATTGCTCAAGCTTTATTTTCATATACTTATGAAGAATTAAAAAATGAGCCGAACTCACTTGCTAAGGACTTTTTTTTATATAATTTATTAAAAAATAATGAGATAAAAAAAGAAGATTTAAAAGAATTTAAAACACATATTTTCCGTTTTGCTGGAGTTATGAAAAAAGAATATGAAAAACTAAGCAAAGATATTAAAGAAGAGCCAAAGACATTACCTGCTGATTCTTGCTATAATTATTCAATCAATTCTATAATGAACGCAGATGAAAAATGTCAGGTATTTAGACTAAAAGAAATAAATTTTGCAAAAAAATTAAGCAAAGAAAACCTAATAAAACTAGCAAATATTTATAAACAAAAAGATAAAAATCTAAGCTCACAATTAAGCATATTAGCTAACAAAAACCCTGTGGCAGAAAGCATTAAAAAAGGTGATGGAAAAACCTTAATGAAGCTTTATTATGATGGATATAAGCTAGATGATTTTTCTCCAGGACCACTTACTCGTGCTAGTATGATGGAACACCCTAATGCTTATAAATTTTTAAACTCAGCTATAGTAGATGATAAATATCCAAAAATAAAAGAAAAATTAGCAAGTCTTGATAAAGAAGACGCTAAAGAAGATTTAGCATTTGCATTAGGTTTAAATGCACTTATGTTTAATAAAAATGCCTTAGCAGAAAAATACTTTTTAAGAGCTAATAAAACTTATAAATATAAAAGACCAAAGGATAATGCTTTATTTTTTGCTTATTTAGCTAGTAATAAAACTAGACATTTAGATACTTTGGCAAATAGTGATGATTTAAATATTTATAGTATTTTAGCAAAAGAGCTAACAAATACACCATTACCGACCATCATCACACCAAATCCTACAAAAAGCATAGATTATCCTATAAATAATGCTTTAGTTCAAGCTAGATTTATGAATGACATTAAAAACGCTGATACTCAAAAGCTTAGCGAAATGCAAGAATATTTTAATACCAAAAATACTCAAGGACAATATCTAGTAATTAGCGATAAATTAAGTAATTTTAAAGATAATATTTATCCAATACCATTTCCTGAAGAATTAGCCAATTATAGCGTAGAGCAAAAAGCACTAATTTTAGCTATTGCTAAACAAGAAAGCAGATTTTTACCAGCTTCTGTAAGCACTTCTTATGCTTTAGGTATGATGCAATTTATGCCTTTTGTAGCAAGACATACTGCTAAAGTTGATTTTAATGATAATGATTTTGATGTTACTCAAATGTTTGACCCAAAAATAGCTTATAAATTCGCACACGCTCATTTAAATACTCTTAAAAAAGGAGTTAAGCATCCTATATTTATAGCTTATGCTTATAACGGGGGCTTAGGATTTACTCAAAGAATGCTAAAAAAAGATTATATGTTTAATCCAAATTCTAAATTAAAATCATACGAACCATTCTTATCAATGGAGCTTGTGCCTTATTTAGAAAGTAGATTGTATGGTAAAAAAGTTTTAGCAAACTATTATATCTACCTAAAAATATTAGGTCAAAATGTAAAAATGAGTGATTTAATAAAACAAATAGATAAAAATCAATAA
- a CDS encoding YggT family protein, whose amino-acid sequence MSFADIVVLLLVLIIRGLNIYSYLVIAYCLFSFFPQAFTSPIGYKIYNIVYKLVRPAFDLVYMIIPPRFLNIGMVSLAPIAVFVGIHLLQIGLFELVKIVKGLL is encoded by the coding sequence ATGAGCTTTGCTGATATTGTAGTTTTACTACTTGTATTAATAATAAGAGGACTAAATATTTATTCTTATTTAGTTATTGCCTATTGTTTGTTTTCGTTTTTTCCACAAGCTTTTACAAGCCCTATCGGATATAAAATATACAATATTGTATATAAATTAGTAAGACCTGCCTTTGATTTAGTATATATGATAATACCGCCTAGATTTTTAAATATAGGCATGGTAAGTCTTGCTCCTATTGCTGTTTTCGTAGGAATACATTTATTACAAATCGGATTATTTGAATTAGTAAAAATCGTAAAAGGATTATTATGA
- a CDS encoding helix-turn-helix domain-containing protein — MIYLPNELSKISKNVISSNYLNLCLYETRKNDDYYEVLFDDYALVFINDGYKMIHTKKQDFTINKNEILFFTKGSYLIKDCVENNYYNSIIICFKESILIELIYKYKALLNSNFTTDEHIFKLNSNELLSSIFTSFLPCFSYKTNEDILKLKFEELFLALLYSKNNQSFLSFLKTIITNFKLSLYQIFSYCEQDFQSVNDMAKISNMSLTTFSKNFKQSFGISPKEWLDNKKFEKAKFLLEFSNKNITEICLEVGFNSPAWFISRYKKRYNKTPKQFQKSKNLYFLH; from the coding sequence ATGATATATTTACCTAATGAATTAAGTAAAATCAGCAAAAATGTTATAAGTTCTAATTATCTTAATCTTTGTTTATATGAAACTAGAAAAAATGATGATTATTATGAAGTATTATTTGATGATTATGCTCTTGTTTTTATAAACGATGGATATAAAATGATACATACTAAAAAGCAAGATTTTACAATTAATAAAAACGAGATTTTGTTTTTTACAAAAGGCTCATATCTGATAAAAGACTGCGTAGAAAATAACTATTATAATTCAATTATAATTTGTTTTAAAGAAAGTATTTTAATAGAGCTAATTTATAAATATAAAGCCCTTTTAAATAGCAATTTTACAACCGATGAGCATATTTTTAAGCTAAATTCTAATGAATTATTAAGCTCAATTTTTACATCATTTTTGCCTTGTTTTAGCTATAAAACCAATGAAGATATTTTAAAATTAAAATTTGAAGAATTATTTTTAGCCCTACTTTATAGCAAAAACAATCAAAGTTTTTTATCATTTTTAAAGACCATAATCACCAATTTTAAACTATCTTTATATCAGATATTTTCATATTGCGAACAAGATTTTCAAAGCGTAAATGATATGGCAAAAATATCTAATATGTCCTTAACTACTTTTAGCAAAAACTTCAAACAAAGTTTTGGAATTAGCCCTAAAGAATGGCTTGATAATAAAAAATTTGAAAAAGCAAAATTCTTATTAGAATTTTCAAACAAAAACATTACAGAAATATGTTTAGAAGTAGGATTTAACTCCCCTGCTTGGTTTATTTCACGCTATAAAAAAAGATATAATAAAACCCCAAAACAATTTCAAAAATCAAAAAACTTATATTTTTTACATTAA
- a CDS encoding metallophosphoesterase: protein MSLHHLLFATAFCVAVFIANAYIYRQLFRVIFPRFKNFFLVVCIVLFISNVVFLFSMRANFLPDFLYTTLSILLGFSFFFFLIALIYDIVKFIAFKSVKNIDTNRRKTLKLICDLGVLFVAFGCFLQGIFKAIKIPPIKYVDLNANLGIKIAMISDVHLGKNLHKDFLEKLIAKINEQEVDYVVIVGDLIDTNIDDIDYLDLLNTFNKPCFYVTGNHEYYHDATKILAKLKQTNIKVLENESIDLGKIVLSGINDLKGAKYGMPMDLAPIYKNFNDTKYNILLAHQPVVAKEFDLSRFDLVLSGHTHAGQIFPFSIFVLMQQGFLHGLYEIGKKTKLYVSSGAGFWGPSIRFLAPSEIVIIRL, encoded by the coding sequence ATGAGCTTACACCATTTATTATTTGCTACTGCATTTTGCGTTGCTGTTTTTATTGCAAATGCTTATATTTATAGACAATTATTTAGAGTAATTTTCCCTAGATTTAAAAACTTTTTTTTAGTAGTTTGCATAGTTTTATTCATATCTAATGTTGTATTTTTGTTCTCTATGAGAGCTAATTTTTTGCCTGATTTTCTTTATACTACTTTATCAATTCTTTTGGGTTTTTCTTTCTTCTTCTTTTTAATCGCTTTAATTTATGATATTGTTAAATTTATAGCCTTTAAAAGCGTAAAGAATATAGACACAAATAGAAGAAAAACTTTAAAATTGATTTGTGATTTAGGCGTTTTATTTGTTGCATTTGGGTGTTTTTTACAAGGTATATTTAAGGCAATTAAAATTCCACCTATTAAATATGTAGATTTAAATGCTAATTTAGGAATAAAAATCGCAATGATAAGTGATGTGCATTTAGGCAAGAATTTGCACAAAGATTTTTTAGAAAAATTAATCGCAAAAATCAACGAACAAGAAGTTGATTATGTAGTAATTGTTGGGGATTTAATAGATACTAACATAGATGATATTGATTATTTGGATTTATTAAATACCTTTAATAAGCCTTGCTTTTATGTAACTGGCAATCACGAATACTACCACGACGCTACAAAAATCCTAGCAAAATTAAAACAAACCAATATAAAAGTATTAGAAAACGAAAGCATAGATTTAGGCAAAATAGTGCTTAGTGGCATAAATGATTTAAAGGGTGCAAAATATGGAATGCCAATGGATTTAGCCCCAATTTATAAAAATTTTAATGATACTAAATACAATATTTTATTAGCTCATCAACCTGTTGTAGCTAAGGAATTTGATTTGAGTAGATTTGATTTAGTTTTATCAGGACATACTCACGCAGGGCAGATTTTCCCATTTAGTATTTTTGTTTTAATGCAGCAAGGATTTTTGCACGGACTTTATGAAATCGGTAAAAAAACTAAATTATATGTTAGTAGTGGTGCTGGTTTTTGGGGTCCATCTATACGCTTTTTAGCACCTAGTGAAATAGTAATAATTAGACTTTAA
- a CDS encoding Crp/Fnr family transcriptional regulator — protein MKEVLKKISFFKDFSENELEELAKICILKSYEKGEMLFMEGESSKYLHLLIKGNIKVYKTNQKGAEIFMHKLTPISFVAELANFENIPFPASASFLNSGEVIKIDFEELKNKFLTKVDFVLALLSGISKKLIYLSEFVHNEMILSAEAKLAKLVCEQSEVFKSIKHIQLASFINLAPETFSRILAKFKNDGIISFDDDKNLIIHDEKYLKSLYEN, from the coding sequence ATGAAAGAAGTATTAAAAAAAATTTCTTTTTTTAAAGATTTTAGCGAAAATGAGCTTGAAGAATTAGCAAAAATTTGTATTCTTAAAAGCTACGAAAAAGGCGAAATGCTATTTATGGAAGGTGAAAGTAGTAAGTATTTGCACTTATTAATTAAAGGAAATATTAAGGTTTATAAAACCAACCAAAAAGGAGCTGAAATTTTTATGCATAAATTAACTCCGATTTCTTTTGTAGCCGAATTAGCTAATTTTGAAAATATTCCTTTTCCTGCGAGTGCTAGTTTTTTAAATAGTGGGGAAGTGATTAAGATTGATTTTGAAGAGCTTAAAAATAAGTTTTTAACTAAGGTTGATTTTGTTCTAGCTTTATTAAGTGGAATTTCAAAAAAGTTAATTTATTTATCAGAATTCGTTCATAATGAAATGATTTTAAGTGCTGAAGCAAAGTTAGCTAAATTAGTTTGCGAGCAAAGCGAAGTATTTAAGAGCATAAAGCATATCCAATTAGCTTCATTTATAAATCTAGCTCCAGAGACTTTTTCTAGAATTTTAGCTAAGTTTAAAAATGATGGAATTATTAGTTTTGATGATGATAAAAACTTAATAATTCATGATGAAAAATATTTAAAATCACTTTACGAGAATTAA
- the dnaK gene encoding molecular chaperone DnaK translates to MGKAIGIDLGTTNSCVAIYERGEKKVIPNKEGKNTTPSIVAFTDKGEVLVGDSAKRQAVANPEKTIYSIKRIMGLMMNEDNAKEAAKHLPYKIVDRNGACAIEIAGKTYTPQEISSKVLMKLKEDAESYLGTSVTDAVITVPAYFNDAQRKATKEAGQIAGLNVLRIINEPTAAALAYGLDKVSAEKIAVYDLGGGTFDVTILETGDGVVEVLATGGNAFLGGDDFDNKLIDFLATEFKNEQGIDLRNDKMALQRLKEAAENAKKELSSTNQTEVNLPFITADATGPKHLVKTITKAQFEGMIDSLVAETITKINEVISEAGISKNEIKEVVMVGGSTRVPLVQEEVKKVFGKELNKSVNPDEVVAMGAATQAGIIQGDVKDVLLLDVTPLSLGIETLGGVMSKIIEKGATIPTKKSQTFSTAEDNQSAVTINVLQGEREFSRDNKSLGNFNLEGIPAAPRGVPQIEVTFDIDANGILTVSALDKASGKAQNITITGSSGLSDEEIKNMINEAEKNKEADKLRREVVDAKNQAQSLVHQVQKSLNDLGDKVEPAIKQEIEGAINELNDVVNNENATKAQIDEKMKKLSDASHKLAENLYKKDDSKDAKKSEKDDAVDAEVE, encoded by the coding sequence ATGGGAAAAGCAATAGGTATAGATTTAGGAACAACAAATTCATGTGTAGCAATTTATGAGCGTGGAGAAAAAAAAGTAATTCCAAATAAAGAAGGAAAAAACACAACCCCTTCAATTGTAGCATTTACAGATAAAGGCGAAGTTTTAGTAGGTGATAGTGCAAAACGCCAAGCAGTAGCAAACCCAGAAAAAACAATTTATTCAATTAAAAGAATTATGGGTCTTATGATGAATGAAGACAATGCTAAAGAAGCGGCAAAACATTTACCTTATAAAATAGTAGATAGAAATGGTGCTTGTGCGATAGAAATTGCAGGTAAAACTTACACTCCACAAGAAATTTCTTCAAAAGTTTTAATGAAACTTAAAGAAGATGCTGAAAGCTATTTAGGAACATCTGTAACTGATGCAGTAATTACCGTTCCAGCATATTTTAACGATGCACAAAGAAAAGCTACTAAAGAAGCAGGTCAAATCGCAGGATTAAATGTATTAAGAATTATAAATGAACCAACTGCAGCAGCTCTAGCTTATGGTCTTGATAAAGTAAGTGCTGAAAAAATTGCAGTATATGACCTAGGTGGTGGGACATTTGACGTTACAATCTTAGAAACTGGTGATGGTGTTGTAGAAGTTTTAGCAACTGGTGGTAATGCGTTTTTAGGTGGAGATGATTTTGATAATAAATTAATTGATTTCTTAGCAACTGAGTTTAAAAATGAGCAAGGAATTGATTTAAGAAATGACAAAATGGCGTTACAAAGATTGAAAGAAGCAGCAGAAAACGCTAAAAAAGAGCTTTCAAGCACAAATCAAACTGAAGTGAATTTACCATTCATTACAGCTGATGCAACAGGTCCAAAACACCTTGTAAAAACAATCACAAAAGCTCAATTTGAAGGAATGATTGACTCACTTGTAGCTGAAACTATCACAAAAATCAATGAAGTTATAAGTGAAGCAGGAATTAGCAAAAACGAGATTAAAGAAGTAGTAATGGTTGGAGGTTCAACTCGTGTGCCTTTAGTTCAAGAAGAAGTTAAAAAAGTATTTGGAAAAGAACTAAATAAAAGCGTAAATCCTGATGAAGTTGTTGCAATGGGTGCTGCTACTCAAGCAGGAATTATTCAAGGTGATGTAAAAGATGTGCTTTTACTTGATGTTACTCCACTTAGTCTTGGAATTGAAACTTTAGGCGGAGTTATGAGTAAAATCATAGAAAAAGGTGCAACAATTCCTACTAAAAAAAGCCAAACATTCTCAACTGCAGAAGATAATCAAAGTGCAGTTACTATTAATGTTTTACAAGGTGAGCGTGAGTTTAGCCGTGATAATAAATCTCTTGGTAATTTTAATCTTGAAGGTATCCCAGCAGCTCCAAGAGGTGTGCCGCAAATTGAAGTTACATTTGATATTGACGCAAATGGTATTTTAACGGTAAGTGCATTAGATAAAGCAAGTGGTAAAGCTCAAAATATCACAATCACAGGCTCAAGTGGATTAAGTGATGAAGAGATTAAAAATATGATAAACGAAGCTGAGAAAAACAAAGAAGCTGACAAATTAAGAAGAGAAGTAGTAGATGCGAAAAATCAAGCTCAAAGCCTAGTTCATCAAGTTCAAAAAAGCCTAAATGATTTAGGAGATAAAGTTGAACCTGCAATTAAACAAGAGATTGAAGGTGCAATAAATGAGCTAAATGATGTAGTAAATAATGAAAACGCAACAAAAGCTCAAATAGATGAGAAAATGAAAAAACTAAGCGACGCAAGTCATAAATTAGCTGAAAATCTTTATAAAAAAGATGATAGCAAAGACGCTAAAAAAAGCGAAAAAGATGATGCAGTAGATGCAGAAGTAGAATAA
- a CDS encoding ATP-binding protein yields the protein MKKYILSIALLASMNAMEVKEINAFASPESVVANKDYVFVSNVGQKIEPLNKDLDGYITIISKADDKINVFVKNLNAPKGMKIINNTLYVVDIDTLYGFDITSKKEVFKLEIKGSVFLNAIESLDNDTLLVSDTGTYTIFEINLKDKNYKTFMNIDKSYGGPNGLLIDKNSLYVVGYDPSEKDGGAILKIDLASKNVEKISDNLEQFDGIVKINDDILVSSWGKELNGYIYKLNQNKLEKLDLKALKGPADMFYDNSTNTLLVPEMANNSLLKIKL from the coding sequence ATGAAAAAATATATTTTAAGTATAGCATTACTTGCTAGTATGAATGCAATGGAAGTTAAAGAAATCAATGCTTTTGCTTCGCCTGAGAGTGTTGTGGCAAATAAAGATTATGTATTTGTCTCAAATGTGGGTCAAAAAATTGAGCCTTTAAACAAGGATTTAGATGGTTATATAACTATAATCTCAAAAGCCGATGATAAAATCAATGTATTTGTAAAGAATTTAAATGCTCCAAAAGGTATGAAGATTATTAACAATACACTTTATGTTGTAGATATTGATACTTTATACGGCTTTGATATAACAAGCAAAAAAGAAGTATTTAAGCTAGAAATTAAAGGCTCGGTATTTTTAAATGCAATTGAGAGCTTAGACAATGATACTCTTTTAGTAAGTGATACTGGCACTTATACGATTTTTGAAATCAATTTAAAAGATAAAAATTATAAAACTTTTATGAATATTGACAAAAGTTATGGTGGTCCTAATGGCTTATTGATTGATAAAAATTCTTTATATGTTGTAGGATATGATCCTAGTGAAAAAGATGGTGGAGCTATTTTAAAAATTGATTTAGCTAGTAAAAATGTAGAAAAAATAAGTGATAATTTAGAGCAATTTGATGGAATTGTTAAAATTAATGATGATATTTTAGTATCTAGCTGGGGTAAAGAGCTAAATGGTTATATTTATAAACTTAATCAAAATAAATTAGAAAAGCTAGATTTAAAAGCACTTAAAGGACCTGCTGATATGTTTTATGATAACTCTACAAACACACTTTTAGTGCCTGAAATGGCTAATAATTCTTTATTAAAAATCAAATTATAA
- a CDS encoding nucleotide exchange factor GrpE, which produces MSEKATQEENVVNNEEVCECNENCECEQNELSNEEIALRAELDKANEEFAKLKDAYLRANADFENYKKRLEKDKQSAVLYAQEGLLKDLIPVLDALENASNFEADDEFSKQLKQGIDNTLSLFKNILAKHGIKEIVANEGDEFDPSYHEAMMHVEAELEPNCVAAMFQKGYMINDRIIRACKVSVSK; this is translated from the coding sequence GCAAGAAGAAAATGTAGTAAATAACGAAGAAGTTTGCGAATGCAATGAAAATTGTGAATGCGAACAAAATGAGTTAAGTAATGAAGAAATTGCTTTAAGAGCAGAGCTTGATAAGGCAAATGAAGAATTTGCAAAATTAAAAGACGCTTATCTTAGAGCTAATGCAGATTTTGAAAATTATAAAAAACGCTTAGAAAAAGATAAGCAAAGTGCTGTGCTTTATGCACAAGAAGGCTTATTAAAGGATTTAATCCCTGTTTTAGACGCATTAGAAAATGCTAGTAATTTTGAAGCAGATGATGAGTTTTCAAAACAACTTAAACAAGGTATTGACAATACTTTAAGTTTATTTAAAAATATCCTAGCAAAACATGGAATTAAAGAAATCGTAGCTAATGAAGGTGATGAATTTGACCCTAGTTATCACGAAGCTATGATGCATGTTGAAGCAGAGCTTGAGCCAAATTGTGTTGCAGCTATGTTTCAAAAGGGTTATATGATAAATGACAGAATAATTAGAGCTTGTAAAGTAAGCGTATCAAAATAA
- the gltX gene encoding glutamate--tRNA ligase — MFRFAPSPTGDMHIGNLRTAVINYVCAKKYNKKFILRIEDTDTARNIQGKEEEIKSILNLFGINWDEYYVQSTHLATHQKLAAKLLENGSAFKCYCTEAELEEKKELAKNEKRAYRYDGTCENLKQDLNKPFVIRLKKPKNTITFKDEIKGVLSFEPNDVDSFVILRADGTPTYNFACSMDDMCEGVSFIIRGEDHVSNTPKQEHIKASLGFNESMQYAHLPIILDEESGQKMSKRQEHSSVKWLLNEGFLPDAIANYLLALGNKIPNEIFTMNDAISWFEISNISKSPARFSMAKLRFINREHIKILDDEILARLLFKDEFLAKFSNVKVLAKLAKLHLEEASTLNEIRAKLSGYFLPFNVVFANNLDFSESAKLLKAELEKSNIPSKYEEFKLNHNANLKGKQLFMSLRLLLSGSAHGPELAQIYEIMQPCMSEFLKVKDELC; from the coding sequence ATGTTTAGATTTGCCCCATCACCTACAGGCGATATGCATATAGGGAATTTAAGAACTGCCGTTATTAATTATGTATGTGCGAAAAAATATAATAAAAAGTTTATTTTAAGGATAGAAGACACAGACACAGCTAGAAATATTCAAGGCAAAGAAGAAGAGATTAAGAGTATTTTAAATTTATTTGGGATTAATTGGGACGAATACTATGTGCAAAGCACTCATCTAGCAACTCATCAAAAATTAGCAGCAAAATTATTAGAAAATGGTTCTGCTTTTAAATGCTATTGCACCGAAGCTGAATTAGAAGAAAAAAAAGAATTAGCAAAAAACGAAAAAAGAGCTTATAGATACGATGGAACTTGCGAGAATTTAAAACAAGATTTAAATAAACCATTCGTAATAAGACTTAAAAAGCCTAAAAACACAATTACTTTTAAAGATGAAATAAAAGGCGTTTTATCATTTGAGCCAAATGATGTTGATAGTTTTGTGATTTTAAGAGCTGATGGGACACCTACATATAATTTTGCATGCTCTATGGATGATATGTGCGAAGGAGTTAGCTTTATTATCCGTGGAGAAGACCATGTAAGCAATACTCCAAAACAAGAACATATAAAGGCGTCTTTAGGCTTTAATGAGAGTATGCAATATGCACATTTACCTATCATTTTAGACGAAGAAAGCGGTCAAAAAATGAGTAAAAGACAAGAGCATTCAAGCGTAAAATGGCTTTTAAATGAAGGCTTTTTGCCTGATGCGATAGCTAATTATTTACTAGCTTTAGGCAATAAAATTCCTAATGAAATTTTTACGATGAATGATGCAATTTCTTGGTTTGAAATAAGCAATATTTCTAAATCTCCGGCTAGATTTAGTATGGCAAAATTAAGATTTATAAATAGAGAGCATATTAAGATTTTAGATGATGAAATTCTAGCTAGATTATTGTTTAAAGATGAGTTTTTAGCTAAGTTTAGTAATGTAAAAGTATTAGCAAAATTAGCAAAACTTCACTTAGAAGAAGCAAGCACTTTAAATGAAATTAGAGCTAAACTTAGTGGATATTTTCTACCATTTAATGTAGTTTTTGCTAACAATTTAGATTTTAGTGAGAGTGCGAAATTATTAAAAGCTGAATTAGAAAAATCAAACATACCTAGCAAATACGAAGAATTTAAACTAAATCACAACGCTAATTTAAAAGGCAAACAATTATTTATGAGCTTAAGATTATTGCTTAGCGGTTCAGCTCACGGCCCTGAATTAGCACAAATTTATGAGATTATGCAACCTTGTATGAGTGAGTTTTTAAAGGTAAAAGATGAGCTTTGCTGA
- a CDS encoding phosphatidylserine decarboxylase, with amino-acid sequence MRKTISRIFGKLVSIKYPKIMQNYINKTYVKHFNIPLDEFKDYKEYDSLLALFTRRLIKPREFESGFISPCDGTILSYAKSSNLKAFSIKGKDYDIKELLGFTPKNELDFLNIYLSPRDYHNYHSPCNMQVLNLKYFCAELFSVNLKALSKHDNLYSRNERVVLTCKKDNGDIFYMVFVGAVNVGKMEFDFDTSVQTNMKNASDYEKNYDNVSLKKGEMLGRFLMGSTILILGDDLKLECQVGAIKFGQRIAND; translated from the coding sequence ATGAGAAAAACAATTTCAAGAATTTTTGGTAAATTAGTAAGCATAAAATATCCAAAAATTATGCAAAATTATATAAACAAAACTTATGTAAAGCATTTTAATATACCTTTAGATGAGTTTAAAGATTATAAAGAATACGATAGTTTATTAGCTCTTTTTACTAGAAGATTAATAAAGCCAAGAGAATTTGAAAGTGGCTTTATAAGTCCTTGTGATGGCACTATTTTAAGTTATGCAAAAAGCTCAAATTTAAAGGCGTTTAGTATAAAAGGTAAAGATTATGATATTAAAGAGCTTTTAGGTTTTACTCCTAAAAATGAGCTTGATTTTTTAAATATTTATCTTAGTCCAAGGGATTATCACAATTATCATAGTCCTTGTAATATGCAGGTTTTAAATCTAAAATATTTTTGTGCGGAGCTTTTTAGCGTTAATTTAAAAGCACTTAGTAAGCATGATAATTTGTATTCAAGAAATGAGCGTGTGGTTTTAACTTGCAAAAAAGATAATGGAGATATTTTTTATATGGTTTTTGTAGGGGCTGTAAATGTTGGCAAGATGGAATTTGATTTTGATACAAGCGTGCAAACTAATATGAAAAATGCAAGTGATTATGAGAAAAACTATGATAATGTAAGCTTAAAAAAAGGCGAAATGCTAGGAAGATTTTTGATGGGTTCTACTATTTTAATCTTAGGCGATGATTTAAAACTTGAATGCCAAGTTGGTGCGATTAAATTCGGACAGAGAATAGCAAATGATTAA
- a CDS encoding metal-sulfur cluster assembly factor: MKKQVINAISNVIDPEVGFDILALGLIYDIQIDNSYCKITMTLSTKSCPMHDLLITWVKDSILSVDGIDSVDIDLVFEPAWSIEMASDEVKSALSF, from the coding sequence ATGAAAAAGCAAGTAATTAATGCAATTTCAAATGTAATTGACCCTGAAGTGGGTTTTGATATTTTAGCTTTAGGGCTTATTTATGATATACAAATTGATAATTCATATTGTAAAATCACTATGACCTTATCTACTAAATCTTGTCCTATGCACGATTTATTGATAACTTGGGTAAAAGACTCTATTTTAAGTGTAGATGGAATAGATAGTGTTGATATTGATTTAGTGTTTGAGCCTGCTTGGAGTATAGAAATGGCTAGCGATGAGGTCAAAAGTGCTTTAAGTTTTTGA
- a CDS encoding YbaK/EbsC family protein, with the protein MIKKTNAARFLDTLKIDYELLSYEVDDDLSAISVAKKTGIDIKYIYKTIVCEGKNALYVACIQGDLEIDLKSFAKAVGEKSLSLLKLDKLKDKTGYIRGGCSPFGMKKDYVRFIDERALELEYFVLSAGLRGLQLKINAKYIQKLFNIASISNSSII; encoded by the coding sequence ATGATTAAAAAGACTAATGCAGCAAGGTTTTTAGATACTTTAAAAATAGATTATGAATTATTAAGCTATGAAGTAGATGATGATTTATCAGCAATTAGTGTAGCAAAAAAGACAGGAATTGATATTAAATATATTTACAAAACCATAGTTTGCGAGGGTAAAAATGCCTTGTATGTTGCTTGTATTCAAGGGGATTTAGAAATAGATTTAAAATCTTTTGCAAAGGCGGTAGGAGAAAAATCCTTAAGCCTTTTAAAACTTGATAAATTAAAGGATAAAACAGGATATATTAGGGGCGGTTGTTCGCCTTTTGGTATGAAAAAAGATTATGTTAGATTTATTGACGAAAGAGCTTTAGAGCTTGAGTATTTTGTGCTTAGTGCTGGGCTTCGTGGTCTTCAGCTAAAAATAAATGCAAAATATATTCAAAAGCTTTTTAATATTGCTAGTATAAGCAATTCATCTATCATTTAA